A window of the Branchiostoma floridae strain S238N-H82 unplaced genomic scaffold, Bfl_VNyyK Sc7u5tJ_1558, whole genome shotgun sequence genome harbors these coding sequences:
- the LOC118408143 gene encoding poly [ADP-ribose] polymerase tankyrase-2-like translates to MAETYSDVNELLLHAAREGSVEGVEMTLKEGADIDYDRVNSEVFSSGTALFLASNRGHVDVVRLLLRKGASVVKRSKSTFAPLHTAAHNGNTEVVDLLVQHGATLEIKDGFQYTPLMTACIYNHVDTVKRLIELGARPDLPDSYIDDMRGNLSTESMQLVQEARKSKLLRCCNPTCGKPGYRSTLKLCARCKLTRYCSRDCQKQHWSVGHKKCCGHDAYTNEGPNPFSKFLKSMADDLIEQALARAK, encoded by the exons ATGGCGGAAACTTACAGTGATGTGAATGAATTACTGTTGCATGCTGCTAGGGAAGGCTCAGTCGAGGGCGTTGAAATGACTTTGAAAGAAG GTGCAGACATCGACTACGACCGTGTAAACAGTGAAGTCTTCAGCTCTGGCACAGCTCTGTTCCTGGCTTCCAACAGGGGACATGTAGATGTAGTGAGACTcctgctccgcaagggggcgtctgtGGTGAAGAGATCCAAGAGTACATTTGCTCCTCTTCACACAGCAGCGCACAATG GTAACACAGAAGTGGTGGATTTGCTGGTCCAACATGGTGCAACATTAGAAATAAAGGACGGCTTCCAGTACACGCCACTCATGACTGCATGCATCTACAATCACGTCGACACAGTCAAGCGACTGATTGAGCTTGGGGCAAGGCCTGATTTACCAGACAGCTATATAGACGACAT GCGAGGAAACTTAAGTACCGAgagtatgcagcttgtacaagAGGCGAGGAAgtccaagctgttgagatgctgcaaccctacgtgtggcaaaccaggctacag GTcaaccctgaagctgtgtgccAGGTgtaagctgacccgctactgcagccgtgactgtcagaaacaacactggtctgtcggacacaagaagtgctgtgggcatgacgcgTACACTAACGAAGGACCAAACCCCTTCTCCAAATTCTTAAAGTCCATGGCAGACGATCTGATAGAACAGGCACTTGCACGTGCAAAATAA